A genomic region of Raphanus sativus cultivar WK10039 chromosome 6, ASM80110v3, whole genome shotgun sequence contains the following coding sequences:
- the LOC108812027 gene encoding cell wall / vacuolar inhibitor of fructosidase 1-like has translation MNNFMKLFSIFLFIQIQVAMSQRNLIHQLCKRNRYQPLCVSTLNLDPRSKTSNLRGLALISLHATTKKTNDTLTYLIFVMPDGGGRADFEKYGTCIDQDYGSSVDRYLPGAMANLKAKNYSAAIANLQDVVGASSDCENQFAGSCPLPVSQCNKAVHDIADMTTDIIKTFV, from the exons atgaataacTTTATGAAATTATTCTCAATTTTCTTGTTCATCCAAATCCAAGTAGCCATGTCTCAACGAAATCTTATACATCAGCTCTGCAAAAGAAATCGTTATCAACCCCTATGCGTCTCTACTCTCAATCTTGATCCTAGAAGCAAAACCTCAAATCTCCGAG GGCTTGCGTTGATCTCTCTCCATGCGACAACAAAGAAAACGAACGATACGTTAACTTATCTCATCTTTGTTATGCCGGATGGAGGAGGTCGCGCTGATTTTGAGAAGTATGGAACTTGCATTGATCAGGATTACGGCTCATCTGTTGATAGGTATTTGCCGGGGGCTATGGCTAATCTAAAGGCTAAGAACTACTCTGCTGCGATAGCTAACTTGCAAGACGTTGTGGGGGCGTCGAGTGATTGTGAAAACCAGTTCGCCGGAAGTTGTCCATTACCGGTGAGCCAATGTAACAAAGCCGTTCATGATATTGCCGATATGACTACTGACATCATCAAAACTTTTGTCTAg
- the LOC108812030 gene encoding pectinesterase inhibitor-like: MSNLTKLFAVFLFIQIQIALSQSNLIQQLCKRNRYQPLCVSTLNLDPRSKTANLQGLASISIDATTKKTNDTLTYLISVMPSGGVRADFEKYGTCIDQDYGSSVDRYLPGAMANLKAKNYSAAIANLQDVVGASTDCENQFAGSCPLPVTQHNKAVHDIADMTTDIIKTFV, from the exons ATGAGTAACTTAACGAAGTTATTCGCAGTTTTCTTGTTCATCCAAATCCAAATAGCCTTGTCTCAATCAAATCTTATACAGCAGCTCTGCAAAAGAAACCGTTATCAACCCCTATGCGTCTCTACTCTCAATCTTGATCCTAGAAGCAAAACCGCAAATCTCCAAG GGCTGGCGTCGATCTCTATCGATGCGACCACAAAGAAAACGAACGATACGTTAACTTATCTCATCTCCGTTATGCCGAGCGGAGGAGTTCGCGCTGATTTTGAGAAGTACGGAACTTGCATTGATCAAGACTACGGCTCGTCTGTTGATAGGTATTTGCCGGGGGCTATGGCTAATCTAAAGGCTAAGAACTACTCTGCTGCCATAGCTAATTTGCAAGACGTTGTGGGGGCATCGACTGATTGTGAGAACCAGTTCGCCGGAAGTTGTCCATTACCGGTGACCCAACATAACAAAGCTGTTCATGATATTGCCGATATGACTACTGACATCATCAAAACTTTTGTCTAG
- the LOC108812023 gene encoding protein REGULATOR OF FATTY ACID COMPOSITION 3, chloroplastic-like encodes MESLLHASSSLLSLRPRIDGRDSFINSPRVYLIPSLARRGSKSLPLLVAAAKKKKSKKDDSHSFSARPDEATGPFPESILLKEKKIDEEGDLLPEFADDEEKELYEFLDLQLQSDLNEERMRHYEVVYLIHEKHAEEVESVNEKVQEFLKEKKGKVWRFSDWGMRRLAYKIQKAENAHYILMNFEMEAKHLNEFKGMLDSDERVIRHLVMKRDEAITEDCPPPPEFHSVRASMDGDDDFYDDDEEEEEEFDEEEEGDDVEYEVDDDGNVVMVVYEEDEEEQGQDQSNKGIREKKRTTVNV; translated from the exons ATGGAGTCACTCCTGCACGCGTCTTCCTCTCTACTATCTCTCAGGCCCAGAATAGACGGCCGAGATTCGTTCATCAACTCTCCCCGCGTGTACCTCATACCTAGTCTCGCCCGCAGAGGATCAAAGTCTCTTCCTTTGCTCGTCGCCGCcgctaagaagaagaaaagcaaGAAAGATGACAGCCACAGCTTCTCCGCTAGACCTGACGAAGCCACCGGCCCGTTTCCTGAATCCATTCTTCTCAAAGag AAGAAGATTGATGAGGAAGGTGATCTTCTTCCTGAGTTCGCTGATGATGAAGAAA AGGAGCTATACGAGTTTCTTGATCTTCAGCTTCAGAGTGACTTGAATGAAGAAAGGA TGAGGCACTATGAGGTGGTTTACTTGATTCATGAGAAACATGCAGAGGAGGTTGAAAGCGTCAATGAGAAAGTTCAAG AGTtcttgaaggagaagaagggGAAAGTGTGGAGGTTTAGTGACTGGGGGATGCGTAGACTGGCGTATAAGATACAGAAGGCAGAGAACGCACACTATATACTGATGAACTTTGAGATGGAAGCGAAACACTTGAACGAGTTCAAAGGAATGTTGGATAGTGATGAGAGGGTGATTAGGCATCTCGTGATGAAACGTGATGAGGCCATTACGGAAGACTGCCCTCCCCCTCCCGAGTTTCACTCTGTTCGTGCAAGTATGGACGGGGATGATGActtttatgatgatgatgaggaggaggaagaagagtttgatgaagaggaagaaggtgaTGATGTAGAGTATGAAGTAGATGATGATGGTAATGTTGTTATGGTGGTgtatgaagaagatgaagaagaacaaggacAGGACCAGTCAAATAAAggcataagagaaaaaaaacgaaCAACAGTTAACGTTTGA
- the LOC108812022 gene encoding serine carboxypeptidase-like 33, whose translation MDLTHPRKKLRFLLIISLLLLSLRRQDYNVEAQNSDKVVNLPEQPSNPKISHFSGYVNVNQENTRALFFWFFEALSEAPTRPLVLWLNGGPGCSSVGYGAASELGPFRVAENGTSLRFNQYTWIQEANMLFLESPVGVGFSYTNTSSDLDNLNDSFVAEDAYNFMVAWFARYPQYKSRDFFIAGESYAGHYAPQLAEQIYDRNKVKPNESFINLKGFIVGNPLTDDEYDNRGILEYAWSHAVISDSLYDTAKRNCDFKSSNWTEPCNVAMNTMFQKYKEIDIYNIYAPKCTTSNSTAASFLGVFNKSPAMKDWFKRVRWFEGYDPCYSDYAEKYFNRVDVRTSLHAVTRDISRWKVCNDSILQTYQFTVSSMLSTYRKLIKAGLKIWVYSGDADGRVPVIGSRYCVEALGLPVKSEWRSWFHNHQVGGRITEYEGGLTFVTVRGAGHLVPLNKPEEALALFSSFLNGQELPSRP comes from the exons ATGGATTTGACTCATCCTAGGAAAAAACTAAGATTTCTGCTGATCATCTCATTATTATTACTATCATTACGTCGTCAAGATTATAACGTTGAAGCACAAAATTCAGACAAAGTAGTGAATCTTCCTGAACAACCATCGAATCCAAAGATCTCTCACTTCTCAGGTTATGTCAACGTGAATCAAGAAAATACACGAGCACTCTTCTTCTGGTTCTTTGAAGCCTTGTCTGAAGCCCCAACAAGACCTCTAGTTCTCTGGCTCAATGGAG GTCCTGGATGTTCATCTGTTGGATATGGAGCAGCATCTGAATTAGGACCTTTTCGTGTGGCTGAAAATGGTACAAGCCTTAGATTCAATCAATACACTTGGATCCAag AAGCGAATATGTTGTTTTTAGAATCACCGGTTGGAGTAGGGTTTTCGTACACCAACACATCTTCCGATTTGGACAACCTCAACGACAGTTTCGTTG CGGAAGATGCATACAACTTTATGGTTGCTTGGTTTGCAAGGTATCCCCAATATAAGTCTCGTGATTTCTTCATCGCTGGTGAAAGCTATGCCG GTCACTACGCACCTCAGCTAGCCGAGCAAATATACGATCGAAACAAAGTTAAACCAAATGAGTCCTTCATTAACCTCAAAGGCTTCATT GTAGGCAATCCACTGACGGACGACGAGTACGATAATAGGGGGATTCTAGAATACGCATGGAGTCATGCAGTAATCTCAGACAGTCTCTATGACACCGCAAAACGTAATTGTGACTTTAAGTCATCGAATTGGACGGAACCTTGCAACGTTGCCATGAATACAATGTTCCAAAAATACAAAGAGattgatatttataatatatatgctCCCAAGTGCACCACCAGTAACTCAACAGCAGCTTCCTTCTTAGGAGTTTTCAATAAGTCTCCGGCGATGAAAGACTGGTTCAAGCGGGTGAGATGGTTTGAAGGTTATGATCCTTGTTACTCTGACTATGCTGAAAAATATTTCAACAGAGTCGATGTTCGAACGTCTCTTCATGCTGTTACACGAGATATATCAAGGTGGAAGGTTTGCAA TGATTCGATATTGCAAACGTACCAATTCACGGTCTCATCAATGTTGTCTACCTATCGTAAGCTCATTAAAGCTGGTCTCAAGATATGGGTTTATAG TGGAGACGCCGACGGGAGGGTGCCGGTGATCGGGAGTCGGTATTGTGTTGAAGCTTTGGGTCTTCCCGTCAAATCTGAATGGCGCTCTTGGTTCCACAACCATCAG GTTGGAGGGAGGATAACGGAGTACGAGGGAGGGTTAACGTTCGTAACGGTGAGAGGAGCAGGACACTTGGTTCCACTCAATAAACCTGAAGAAGCTCTCGCGCTTTTCAGTTCCTTTCTTAATGGTCAAGAACTTCCATCACGCCCCTAG
- the LOC108811206 gene encoding uncharacterized protein LOC108811206 gives MESVAIPEHSIKLLPVAQPGVFDLVGYVISAGEGKPYQSVFYNGIIEVVKQGKIVERHGRLDFQLLALVDPYRSHPDIHGRWDRLYKDMNRLVAYYKGMTTWLDGLMHLSIHLRPRFFSMAFLLFTDGRDWGEPMKSCKSRTQPFYGRKYSGGSPVAWVILNKVMRRLKKPVYLSAVKILILVLTLEPSWL, from the exons atggaAAGTGTAGCCATACCAGAGCATTCGATCAAACTCCTCCCTGTTGCACAGCCTGGAGTATTTGATCTGGTGGGTTATGTCATCTCCGCCGGGGAAGGGAAACCATACCAGAGCGTCTTCTACAACGGAATCATTGAGGTAGTTAAGCAAGGCAAAATTGTGGAGAGGCATGGACGTCTTGATTTTCAACTGTTGGCATTAGTGGACCCATATCGATCACATCCAGAC ATACATGGAAGATGGGACAGATTGTACAAAGACATGAACAGACTGGTCGCTTATTACAAAGGGATGACCACTTGGCTCGATGGGTTAATGCATTTGTCAATCCATCTAAGACCAAGGTTTTTTTCAATGGCGTTTCTCCTGTTCACCGA TGGAAGGGATTGGGGAGAGCCAATGAAGTCATGTAAGAGTCGCACACAGCCATTCTACGGGAGAAAATATTCAGGAGGGTCACCTGTTGCTTGGGTGATTTTAAACAAAGTGATGAGGAGATTGAAGAAACCGGTCTATCTCAGCGCCGTAAAGATACTCATCCTTGTGCTTACATTGGAACCATCCTGGTTATGA